A window of the Salvelinus alpinus chromosome 3, SLU_Salpinus.1, whole genome shotgun sequence genome harbors these coding sequences:
- the decr2 gene encoding peroxisomal 2,4-dienoyl-CoA reductase [(3E)-enoyl-CoA-producing] isoform X2, translated as MAEPQRVGDLPEDVDTDDCMTSYTHIYSPDLLKDQVAFITGGGTGIGLRIAEVLMRHGCDTVIASRNLEKLKEAAKKLMAATGRHCLPLSIDVRQPQTISTAVDETLKDLGRIDILINNAAGNFLCPATSLSFNAFKTVLEIDTMGTFNTSKVVYEKWFKDHGGAIVNISATLGYRGQALQVHAGSAKAANDAMTKHLAVEWGPSGVRVNTLAPGPISGTEGFRRLGGNRADSMGAFSSIPLQRAGNKTEMAHSVLFLASRASSYVTGHIMVADGGSWLTSANDVSMLLGIASSQSAKL; from the exons ATGGCAGAGCCACAGAGGGTGGGAGATTTGCCCGAGGATGTAGACACAGATGACTGCATGACTTCATACACTCACATTTACAGTCCAGATTTACTCAA AGACCAAGTGGCGTTCATAACTGGAGGGGGAACTGGAATTGGACTACGCATAGCTGAGGTGCTCATGAG GCACGGCTGTGACACAGTGATTGCCAGCAGAAACTTGGAAAAGCTGAAAGAG GCTGCTAAGAAGCTGATGGCAGCGACAGGACGCCACTGTCTCCCTTTGAGCATTGACGTGCGACAGCCCCAGACCATCTCCACTGCAGTGGACGAGACGCTGAAAGACCTGGGCAGGATTGATATCCTCATTAATA ATGCTGCTGGAAACTTCCTGTGCCCTGCAACCTCCCTCTCCTTCAATGCCTTCAAGACAGTCCTGGAGATTGACACCATGGGTACATTTAACACCAGCAAGGTGGTCTATGAGAAGTGGTTCAAG GACCACGGGGGTGCCATTGTAAACATCTCTGCCACCCTCGGCTACAGGGGTCAGGCTCTCCAGGTGCATGCTGGCTCTGCCAAGGCTGCCAACG ATGCCATGACCAAGCACCTGGCTGTTGAGTGGGGACCAAGTGGGGTAAGGGTTAACACCCTGGCACCAGGTCCTATTTCTGGGACAGAGGGCTTCCGTAGACTGG GTGGCAACAGAGCAGACAGCATGGGCGCCTTCTCATCCATTCCGCTGCAGCGGGCAGGCAACAAGACTGAGATGGCCCACAGCGTGCTGTTCCTGGCCAGCCGCGCCTCCTCCTATGTGACGGGCCACATCATGGTGGCTGACGGCGGGAGCTGGCTCACCTCAGCCAATGATGTGTCCATGCTGCTCGGTATTGCTTCCTCTCAGTCTGCTAAACTCTGA
- the LOC139570381 gene encoding retinol dehydrogenase 13-like — protein sequence MSKYILPVSVFGTVFGCAVLLKSHVTGGPCPSKAKIPGKTVVITGANTGIGKETAKELAKRGGRIIMGCRDMEKCEAAAKEIRGQTLNPHVYARHIDLASIKSIRQFAERVNQEEKHVDVLINNAGVMRCPAGKTEDGFDIQFGVNHLGHFLLTNLLLEKLKDSAPSRVVNLTSLAHIVGEIDFNDLNWDNKKFDTKRAYCQSKLANVLFTRELAQRLEGTGVTVNCLHPGVVATELGRHTGLHQSQFSSSVLSPFFTLLVKGPELGAQPSVYLAVAEELEGVTGCYYDVMIEKEPAPKALDQEVSRRLWEASARLMGLEQEQAPSAAVPASNGAQEKPSTDPDTKIIAKHALSALEQTGVNPGV from the exons ATGAGCAAATATATTCTGCCCGTCTCGGTCTTTGGAACAGTGTTTGGGTGCGCTGTTTTATTGAA GAGCCATGTTACTGGAGGCCCTTGTCCCAGTAAGGCTAAAATACCAGGGAAGACCGTGGTCATAACAGGAGCCAACACTGGGATTGGTAAAGAGACAGCCAAAGAACTGGCCAAGAGAG GTGGTCGAATCATTATGGGGTGCAGGGATATGGAGAAATGTGAGGCGGCTGCCAAAGAGATCCGGGGGCAGACACTGAATCCTCATGTTTACGCTCGCCACATAGACCTGGCCTCCATCAAATCCATCCGCCAGTTTGCAGAGAGAGTCAACCAAG AGGAAAAGCATGTGGATGTGCTGATAAACAACGCAGGAGTTATGAGATGTCCAGCAGGGAAGACAGAGGATGGGTTTGACATACAGTTTGGAGTGAACCATTTAG GTCACTTCTTGCTGACCAATCTGCTGCTGGAAAAGCTGAAGGACTCTGCCCCTAGCAGAGTGGTCAACCTGACCTCTCTCGCCCACATCGTCGGGGAGATTGATTTCAACGACCTCAACTGGGACAATAAGAAGTTTGACACCAAACGGGCCTACTGCCAAAGCAAACTCGCCAACGTTCTATTCACAAGAGAACTGGCCCAAAGGCTAGAAG GTACGGGGGTCACTGTGAATTGCCTACACCCCGGGGTTGTTGCCACAGAGCTGGGGAGACACACTGGCCTCCACCAATCGCAGTTCTCCAGCTCAGTGCTCA GTCCGTTCTTCACCCTCCTAGTGAAGGGGCCAGAGCTGGGGGCCCAGCCTAGTGTCTATCTGGCCGTGGCCGAGGAGTTGGAGGGGGTTACGGGCTGCTACTATGACGTCATGATAGAGAAGGAGCCAGCACCCAAGGCCCTCGACCAGGAGGTGTCCCGGAGGCTGTGGGAGGCCAGTGCCAGGCTGATGGGGCTGGAGCAGGAGCAGGCACCATCAGCAGCAGTGCCAGCCTCAAATGGGGCCCAAGAGAAGcccagcacagacccagacacaaAGATCATAGCCAAGCACGCACTGTCAGCGCTTGAGCAAACAGGAGTGAACCCTGGAGTATGA
- the decr2 gene encoding peroxisomal 2,4-dienoyl-CoA reductase [(3E)-enoyl-CoA-producing] isoform X1: MAEPQRVGDLPEDVDTDDCMTSYTHIYSPDLLKDQVAFITGGGTGIGLRIAEVLMRHGCDTVIASRNLEKLKEAAKKLMAATGRHCLPLSIDVRQPQTISTAVDETLKDLGRIDILINNAAGNFLCPATSLSFNAFKTVLEIDTMGTFNTSKVVYEKWFKDHGGAIVNISATLGYRGQALQVHAGSAKAANDAMTKHLAVEWGPSGVRVNTLAPGPISGTEGFRRLGGNRADSMGAFSSIPLQRAGNKTEMAHSVLFLASRASSYVTGHIMVADGGSWLTSANDVSMLLGYWSAELKRDK, translated from the exons ATGGCAGAGCCACAGAGGGTGGGAGATTTGCCCGAGGATGTAGACACAGATGACTGCATGACTTCATACACTCACATTTACAGTCCAGATTTACTCAA AGACCAAGTGGCGTTCATAACTGGAGGGGGAACTGGAATTGGACTACGCATAGCTGAGGTGCTCATGAG GCACGGCTGTGACACAGTGATTGCCAGCAGAAACTTGGAAAAGCTGAAAGAG GCTGCTAAGAAGCTGATGGCAGCGACAGGACGCCACTGTCTCCCTTTGAGCATTGACGTGCGACAGCCCCAGACCATCTCCACTGCAGTGGACGAGACGCTGAAAGACCTGGGCAGGATTGATATCCTCATTAATA ATGCTGCTGGAAACTTCCTGTGCCCTGCAACCTCCCTCTCCTTCAATGCCTTCAAGACAGTCCTGGAGATTGACACCATGGGTACATTTAACACCAGCAAGGTGGTCTATGAGAAGTGGTTCAAG GACCACGGGGGTGCCATTGTAAACATCTCTGCCACCCTCGGCTACAGGGGTCAGGCTCTCCAGGTGCATGCTGGCTCTGCCAAGGCTGCCAACG ATGCCATGACCAAGCACCTGGCTGTTGAGTGGGGACCAAGTGGGGTAAGGGTTAACACCCTGGCACCAGGTCCTATTTCTGGGACAGAGGGCTTCCGTAGACTGG GTGGCAACAGAGCAGACAGCATGGGCGCCTTCTCATCCATTCCGCTGCAGCGGGCAGGCAACAAGACTGAGATGGCCCACAGCGTGCTGTTCCTGGCCAGCCGCGCCTCCTCCTATGTGACGGGCCACATCATGGTGGCTGACGGCGGGAGCTGGCTCACCTCAGCCAATGATGTGTCCATGCTGCTCG GCTATTGGTCAGCTGAACTGAAGAGAGACAAGTAG